In the Juglans microcarpa x Juglans regia isolate MS1-56 chromosome 6D, Jm3101_v1.0, whole genome shotgun sequence genome, one interval contains:
- the LOC121234596 gene encoding transcription factor bHLH162-like, giving the protein MKKTGSNDDATKPDRKTVERNRRIHMKGLCFKLASLIPNLQNIKPSRDMVSQQDKLDYATRYITQLRERIEKLKRKKEQVAVSLGTGSCNMIDGTGNGSWLPVVDLRDLGSSIEVILISGLQKNFMYEVTCILQEEGAEVVSSSFYTVGDKIFHTVHAQPKISRIGVETSRVWQRLQELKN; this is encoded by the exons atgaagaagacaGGCAGTAATGATGATGCAACGAAGCCTGATAGAAAGACAGTGGAGAGGAACAGAAGAATTCATATGAAAGGGCTATGCTTTAAGCTTGCTTCTCTTATTCCTAATCTCCAAAACATCAAACCCTCCAGG gACATGGTTTCGCAGCAAGATAAGCTTGATTACGCCACCCGCTATATCACCCAGCTGagagaaagaatagaaaagTTAAAGCGTAAGAAGGAACAAGTTGCAGTGAGTTTAGGTACTGGTAGCTGTAATATGATTGATGGCACGGGGAATGGCTCATGGCTTCCTGTTGTTGATTTAAGAGACTTGGGTTCCAGTATAGAAGTGATTTTGATAAGTGGGTTGCAGAAGAACTTCATGTATGAAGTTACTTGTATTCTTCAGGAAGAAGGTGCTGAAGTTGTCAGCAGTAGCTTTTATACTGTGGGtgataaaattttccatacaGTTCATGCTCAg CCGAAGATTTCTAGAATTGGGGTTGAGACTTCAAGGGTATGGCAAAGATTGCAAGAACTAAAAAACTGA